A region from the Pelagovum pacificum genome encodes:
- the rpsT gene encoding 30S ribosomal protein S20 codes for MANTPQSKKRARQNERRNAVNKARRSRIRTQLRKVEEAIASGDKDAATSALRAAQPELMRGVTKGVFHKNTASRKISRLSARVKALG; via the coding sequence ATGGCAAATACGCCCCAGTCCAAGAAGCGCGCCCGTCAGAACGAGCGCCGCAACGCAGTCAACAAAGCCCGCCGCTCGCGCATCCGCACCCAGCTCCGCAAGGTCGAAGAAGCGATCGCCTCCGGTGACAAGGACGCGGCGACCTCCGCCCTGCGCGCCGCCCAGCCCGAGCTGATGCGTGGCGTCACCAAAGGCGTTTTCCACAAGAACACTGCGTCCCGGAAGATCTCCCGCCTTTCGGCCCGGGTCAAAGCGCTCGGTTGA